One region of Pseudoalteromonas luteoviolacea genomic DNA includes:
- a CDS encoding Lrp/AsnC family transcriptional regulator: MISKQDERLISVLRSNARASISELARLLDMSRTTVQSRLQKLEQSGVIQGYKIDFGQDYLGNLVSAHVSIKVKQKLTAKTNIALKQLSHISALYAISGEYDMIAIVEAQSLEQLSQLLDEIGNLDGVERTNSAVILETKFQR; this comes from the coding sequence ATGATTAGCAAACAAGATGAGAGACTGATTTCTGTACTACGCAGCAACGCAAGGGCGAGTATTTCTGAACTAGCAAGGTTGTTGGACATGTCTCGAACAACAGTGCAATCGCGATTGCAAAAGTTAGAGCAAAGTGGTGTTATTCAAGGTTATAAGATTGATTTTGGGCAAGATTATTTAGGTAATCTTGTGTCTGCGCATGTGTCAATCAAGGTCAAGCAAAAGTTAACGGCAAAAACCAATATTGCGCTTAAACAGCTCTCACATATTTCTGCTTTGTATGCGATCAGCGGTGAATATGACATGATAGCAATAGTAGAAGCGCAAAGTTTAGAGCAATTAAGTCAGCTGTTGGATGAAATTGGTAATCTAGATGGGGTGGAAAGAACCAATTCAGCTGTTATTTTAGAAACGAAGTTTCAACGTTAA
- the astA gene encoding arginine N-succinyltransferase has product MQVLRPISSKDFAALKNIAVESGHGFTSLPVDDELLASKIQRSQESFSKSLNAPIDEGYLFVLEDLETGEISGTTAIEAAVGMQVPLYHYHQGKTVHHSSTLNVYNTVDILSICNDYTGSSEICTLFLREQFRRGLAGRFLSRIRFLFMAEHAERFSDRVIAEMRGVSDEHGHSPFWQWLQEHFFSIEFPKADHLVGLGDKVFISELMPKYPIYANLLSPEAQAVIGHVHEKTKPALRLLQKEGFEHRGYVDLFDAGPTVEARLENIRTVRETQNGTLDIVEELPHSETTWALSNGQLAGFRATFTTAVVWNEHTQTFTITSKTAEALQLKQGDKISGFVL; this is encoded by the coding sequence ATGCAAGTACTTAGACCAATTAGCAGCAAAGACTTTGCTGCTTTAAAAAACATCGCAGTAGAGTCAGGCCATGGTTTCACATCTTTACCTGTCGACGACGAGCTATTAGCGAGTAAGATACAACGCTCTCAAGAAAGCTTCAGTAAATCATTAAATGCGCCAATCGATGAGGGGTATTTATTTGTCCTAGAAGATTTAGAAACAGGCGAAATTAGTGGCACGACAGCCATTGAAGCAGCTGTGGGCATGCAGGTGCCACTGTACCATTACCATCAGGGTAAAACAGTCCATCACTCCAGCACCTTAAATGTGTACAACACCGTTGATATTCTATCAATATGTAATGATTACACTGGTAGTTCGGAAATCTGCACATTGTTCTTACGAGAGCAATTTAGACGTGGATTAGCAGGTCGATTCTTGTCGCGTATTCGCTTCTTATTTATGGCTGAACATGCTGAGCGCTTCAGCGATAGAGTCATTGCTGAAATGCGTGGTGTTAGCGATGAACATGGACACAGCCCTTTTTGGCAGTGGCTACAAGAACACTTTTTCAGCATTGAGTTCCCAAAGGCAGACCACCTAGTCGGTTTAGGTGATAAAGTATTTATCTCTGAATTAATGCCGAAGTATCCTATTTACGCTAATTTACTCAGCCCAGAGGCCCAAGCAGTCATAGGCCATGTACATGAAAAAACAAAGCCTGCACTTCGTCTACTACAAAAAGAAGGTTTTGAGCATAGAGGGTATGTCGACTTATTTGATGCAGGCCCAACAGTCGAAGCAAGATTAGAAAATATCAGAACGGTTCGTGAAACTCAAAACGGTACATTAGATATCGTCGAAGAGCTGCCACACAGTGAAACAACCTGGGCACTATCCAATGGACAACTAGCGGGCTTTAGAGCCACATTTACTACTGCAGTAGTATGGAATGAACATACACAAACATTCACAATCACCTCAAAAACGGCAGAAGCATTGCAGTTAAAGCAAGGTGATAAAATCAGTGGGTTTGTTTTATAA
- a CDS encoding putative bifunctional diguanylate cyclase/phosphodiesterase, with product MQNVFKNLAYAVVSVVVIGIAANLTFAKHVLNAQSGLLSLHTQTSNIDHVEETSPWYQFIYYDQTFVKDNNTTFVVINKQPTQYTVAPTSSIFKLVWSSPTLLMLCILAVLFFIAQHKRNKREQTQLDALNAINNDLNTLLNGLDIKHKELHSGGPVTQICYAVQSLSDNLQRIKIQSDSHVYQDKLTKLIDRHAYIEHISEQLTAADQSKSKCGLLFIDLDGFKQVNDSFGHSFGDEILIQVSGRLEQVVRQFKLNDAHPVHGLDQNLSRLGGDEFSIFVPNLNDTSFCTEIAQTILSEIERDFVLGNKLVKISASIGIAVFPDSASTPNALLQMSDVAMYRAKTDGRGIFRVYSPEMGNKIRRYHYLLEELRLAIASQNFQLSFQPIVHVEDCSIDYFEALTRWHHPIEGLIPPSEFIPIAEESNLILELGDWILLESCRQMSAWHNAGMKKVKISVNVSGIQLKHRPVYDWVLEALDKSGLPATSLMIEITESTLITASDEIIAQLERCRSAGVTIAIDDFGTGFSSLSTLADLPIDVIKIDKLFISQAKDNPKYFKILNSISELGAQLGLKIVAEGVEQLDQFELVKDMGICCVQGYLVSRPETSRNVGDKVLKGNVNHIATTGTSVWLPKAN from the coding sequence ATGCAGAATGTTTTTAAAAATTTAGCTTATGCTGTTGTTAGTGTTGTAGTAATTGGTATTGCTGCAAATCTAACATTCGCTAAACACGTCCTGAATGCGCAATCCGGGTTGCTCTCTTTGCACACCCAAACTTCAAATATTGACCATGTGGAGGAAACTTCTCCTTGGTATCAATTTATTTATTATGACCAAACATTCGTCAAGGACAATAACACCACATTTGTAGTAATCAATAAACAACCCACACAATATACGGTTGCGCCAACCTCAAGCATTTTTAAACTAGTGTGGTCCTCTCCGACATTGCTCATGCTATGCATATTGGCCGTGCTGTTTTTTATTGCACAGCACAAACGAAATAAGCGTGAACAAACACAATTAGATGCACTCAATGCAATCAATAATGATCTCAATACATTACTCAATGGCCTTGATATCAAGCACAAGGAGCTACACTCAGGTGGGCCAGTTACGCAAATCTGTTACGCAGTGCAATCGTTAAGCGACAATTTACAGCGTATTAAAATCCAATCAGATAGCCACGTTTATCAAGATAAACTTACCAAGCTCATCGACAGACATGCGTATATTGAACATATCAGCGAGCAACTCACAGCTGCAGATCAAAGCAAGTCAAAATGCGGATTACTGTTTATTGATTTAGATGGATTTAAACAAGTCAATGACTCTTTCGGTCATAGCTTCGGTGATGAAATATTAATACAAGTTTCAGGAAGACTAGAACAAGTAGTCAGACAATTTAAGCTCAATGATGCCCACCCTGTACATGGCTTAGACCAAAACTTATCTCGATTAGGTGGAGATGAATTTTCAATATTTGTTCCCAACTTAAATGACACCAGCTTTTGCACCGAGATAGCACAAACTATTCTTAGCGAAATCGAGCGTGATTTTGTGCTCGGAAACAAATTAGTAAAAATAAGTGCCAGTATTGGTATTGCAGTATTCCCAGATAGTGCTTCTACTCCGAATGCCCTTTTGCAAATGTCAGACGTCGCAATGTACCGTGCAAAAACAGATGGCCGCGGTATATTTAGAGTATATTCTCCGGAGATGGGAAACAAGATTAGACGCTATCATTATCTGCTTGAAGAGTTAAGACTGGCGATTGCCTCTCAGAATTTTCAACTCTCCTTCCAGCCCATTGTGCATGTTGAAGATTGTTCAATAGATTATTTCGAAGCACTGACTCGTTGGCACCACCCTATCGAAGGATTAATACCACCTTCTGAATTTATTCCAATAGCCGAAGAATCAAATTTAATTTTGGAATTAGGTGATTGGATCTTACTTGAATCATGTCGGCAGATGTCTGCTTGGCACAATGCAGGTATGAAAAAAGTAAAAATCTCTGTAAATGTCTCTGGTATTCAGCTTAAACATAGGCCGGTGTATGATTGGGTTTTAGAGGCACTAGATAAGTCAGGACTTCCTGCAACCTCATTAATGATAGAAATCACAGAGTCGACGTTAATTACCGCGAGTGATGAAATTATTGCTCAGCTTGAACGTTGCCGCAGTGCGGGTGTAACGATTGCGATTGATGATTTTGGCACGGGCTTTAGCTCGTTAAGTACGCTGGCCGATTTACCTATCGATGTGATTAAAATTGATAAACTGTTTATTTCACAGGCGAAAGACAACCCTAAATACTTTAAGATTTTAAACTCTATCAGCGAGCTTGGCGCGCAGCTTGGCCTTAAAATCGTTGCAGAGGGTGTAGAGCAACTTGATCAGTTCGAATTAGTCAAAGATATGGGTATTTGCTGTGTGCAAGGCTACCTAGTAAGCCGCCCTGAGACCTCACGAAATGTGGGAGATAAAGTACTCAAAGGCAATGTGAATCACATCGCCACTACTGGCACAAGTGTGTGGTTACCCAAAGCAAATTAA
- a CDS encoding aspartate aminotransferase family protein codes for MQVNRELFDEVMVPNYNPSAVIPVKGKGARVWDQNGDEYIDFAGGIAVNCLGHSHPALVNALKEQGEKIWHLSNVMTNEPALRLAKKLTDATFADKVYFANSGAEANEAALKLARRFALDKYNEEKTQIIAFNKGFHGRTFFTVTVGGQAAYSDGFGPKPQDITHIDYNDLETFAKVISDKTCAVMMEPLQGEGGIISPDIEFVQGVRELCDKHNALLIFDEVQTGVGRTGDLYAYQGLNVTPDILTTAKALGGGFPIGAMITTTDIAKHLKIGTHGSTYGGNPLACAVAEAAFDTVNTPEVLNGVKEREQLFRNGLNAINEKYNVFSEVRGKGLLLGCVLKGDYEGKARDFLVASAQHGLMTLVAGTNVVRFTPSLVITEEEIKAGLARFELAVADVVNA; via the coding sequence ATGCAAGTGAATCGCGAATTATTCGATGAAGTAATGGTACCTAACTACAACCCATCTGCTGTGATACCAGTTAAAGGTAAAGGTGCACGAGTTTGGGACCAAAACGGTGATGAGTACATCGACTTTGCTGGCGGTATCGCAGTAAACTGCCTAGGCCACAGCCATCCAGCTTTGGTAAATGCACTGAAAGAGCAAGGCGAAAAGATTTGGCATTTATCTAACGTCATGACTAATGAACCTGCACTTCGTCTAGCTAAAAAGCTGACGGATGCGACATTTGCAGACAAAGTCTATTTTGCAAACTCAGGCGCGGAAGCGAACGAAGCAGCTTTAAAACTGGCACGTCGATTTGCACTTGATAAATATAACGAAGAAAAAACACAGATCATTGCATTCAATAAAGGTTTCCACGGCCGTACTTTCTTCACAGTAACCGTCGGTGGCCAAGCTGCCTACTCTGATGGTTTTGGCCCTAAACCACAAGATATCACTCACATTGACTACAATGACTTAGAAACATTCGCAAAAGTAATCTCTGACAAAACGTGTGCAGTTATGATGGAGCCTCTGCAAGGTGAAGGCGGTATCATCTCTCCAGATATTGAGTTTGTGCAAGGTGTAAGGGAGTTATGTGATAAGCACAATGCCCTGCTTATTTTTGATGAAGTGCAAACAGGTGTTGGCCGTACAGGTGACTTGTACGCATACCAAGGCTTGAATGTTACTCCTGATATTTTAACAACGGCTAAAGCATTAGGTGGTGGCTTCCCAATTGGTGCGATGATCACAACCACTGACATTGCAAAGCATTTAAAAATCGGCACGCACGGTTCAACTTACGGTGGTAACCCACTTGCCTGCGCCGTTGCTGAAGCTGCTTTTGACACGGTTAATACCCCTGAAGTATTAAATGGCGTGAAAGAACGCGAGCAACTGTTCCGTAATGGCCTAAATGCAATTAACGAAAAGTACAATGTATTTAGCGAAGTACGTGGTAAAGGCCTATTGTTAGGTTGTGTACTAAAAGGCGATTATGAAGGTAAAGCGAGAGATTTCCTAGTCGCAAGTGCACAGCATGGCTTAATGACGTTGGTCGCTGGCACTAACGTAGTTCGTTTTACGCCTTCTCTTGTGATTACAGAAGAAGAAATCAAAGCTGGTTTAGCACGCTTCGAGCTGGCTGTGGCTGATGTAGTAAACGCTTAA
- a CDS encoding isoamylase early set domain-containing protein codes for MLTKRFFKTKNEAEITFEFSHPEAKKVELVAEFNDWQPLNMRFNKKEKRFKLKHRLPTDKKFHFRYLINGNQWDNDNCADGYAANGFGSENSIVDTQRLA; via the coding sequence ATGTTAACAAAACGTTTTTTTAAAACGAAAAACGAAGCTGAAATCACATTTGAATTTTCTCACCCTGAAGCAAAAAAAGTAGAACTCGTTGCTGAGTTTAATGATTGGCAGCCTCTCAATATGAGATTCAATAAAAAAGAGAAGCGATTTAAGCTCAAGCATAGGCTGCCAACGGACAAAAAATTTCATTTCCGCTATTTGATAAATGGTAACCAATGGGATAACGACAATTGTGCTGATGGCTATGCTGCTAATGGCTTTGGCAGCGAAAACAGTATTGTCGATACACAAAGATTGGCTTAG